TCTTCATGGTATGCGCGGATGGTCTCGGCGATTTCCGACAGATAGCGGGTGCGTTCGGCCGGAATGATAATCGCGCGGCTGGTGGAACAGGTGGCGCCGCTTTTGGGCAGACAGGTTTCAAACCGGATACCGGTCTTTTCCGCCAGCTTGTCCAGCAGGGCGTGATAAAGGGCCGTGACGCCGTCGTCGTTGAACTTGGAGGCGATGGTGCCGAAGGCCGGCATGTGATCCGGCGGGACGTCAAAGGCCTTGCGGTTTCGCTGCATCTGCTTGCGCACGTCCCGCAGGGCGTCTTCCGAGCCCTGTTTCTCGAACTTGTTGACCGCCACGATATCGGCGTAATCGAGCATATCGATCTTTTCCAACTGGGAGGCGGCCCCGAACTCACTGGTCATGACGTACAGGCAAACGTCGGCCAGGCCGACGATGTTGGAATTGCCCTGACCGATGCCGGCCGTTTCCACGACCACCAGATCGAAACCGGCGGCCTTGACGGTCGCGATGGTCTCGGCCATGGCCGAAGGAATTTCCGCGTGGGATTGCCGCGTGGCCAGGCTGCGCATGTACACCCGGGAACTGTTAATGGCGTTCATGCGGATGCGGTCGCCCAGCAGGGCGCCGCCGGTTTTCCGGCGGGAGGGATCGGCGCAGATGACCGCTACCCGGGTATCGCCGGGATCCATCAGAAACCGCAGGATCAGTTCGTCGGTCAGGGAGGATTTGCCGGCCCCGCCGGTGCCGGTGACGCCGATCACCGGCACGACCCGGCTACCGGTTTTCGCGTCCAGGGCCTGCCGGATTTTATCCAGCGATCCGTCCGCGGCATCCTCGGCCGTTCTCACCTGGGTGATCATCCGGGCCACCATTCCGGGGTTGTCGGCCGACAACCGGTCCAGATCCCCCGGTCGCCCGTCAATCGTTGAAAAATCAAGTGTTTTGACCATGTGGTTGATGATGCCCTGGAGTCCCAGGCGAGCGCCGTCGTCCGGTGAATAGATTTTCGCCACGCCGCGGGCCTCCAGCTCCCGGATCTCGTCCGGCACGATGACACCGCCGCCGCCGCCGAACACCTTGATGTGCCCGGCTTCCTGCGCCTTGAGCAGATCGAGGATATACGTAAAAAACTCCATGTGACCACCCTGGTAGCTGGATACGGCGATCCCCTGGGCGTCCTCTTCCACGGCCGCGCGGACGATCTCGCTGGCGGAGCGGTTGTGACCCAGATGGATCACCTCCACGCCGGTATCCTGGAGAATGCGGCGCATGATGTTGATGGAGGCGTCATGGCCGTCGAACAGGGCCGTGGCGGTCACGACCCGGATATGATGTTTGGGCTGATAGGGTTGGGGTTCCATGTTTACTCCTTATTGATTATCCTTTTCCGGTAAACGCCCCCAGGATATTTTCCGTCTGGAAGGCGACATAAGTTTCCAGGTTATAATGCCGGGCGTAAAACCAGCGCCGAAAAGCCCAGGCATGTCCCATCACGGCAATATTGTGAGCCACCAGGTCGATGCGGCGGCTGTCGACCCCCCGCACTTCCCCCGCGGCCACAATTTTTTCCAGCAGGCTTTTGAAAATGCCGGTCACCCGGATCTCGTTTTCCAGCACCCGGGACTTCCACTTGGGCGGGAGGAACTGGGTCACCTGATAAATCAGCAGAATGTGGTCGCTCATGCGGTCGCAGGCGGTAAAGTAACCGCGCACGGCCTGCCGCAGGGTTTCCAGCACCGGCTGCTGGTGAGACAAAACCTCGTCCACGTAAGCCTCCATCTCGGCGTGAATGGCGTCACACACCAGGTAGAGAATATCCTCCTTGGTGGAGACATATTCATACAGGCTGCCGATGGACAGGCCCGTGGCCCGGGCGATTTGCCGGGTGGTGGTCTTGTGATAGCCGTTGGCCACAAACAGGGCCACCGAGGCATCGACAATCTGCCGCCGCCGCTTGTGAACCAGGTCCTTGTCCTTTACTTCCGTCGGGACTTCGTGGATGCCTGAAGGCGAGTCCGCCATTTTCTCTGTCCTTGTTTAAAACTTTTTCTTACCGAGCGAGCGCTCAATCATAAATAAAACCCTTCAATTCACCTGTCAATGATAAAAAGGCTATCGCCTTCTTTTAATGTATCACTTACAGTGATCGACTGTTAATTGAGCGCTGTTTTGAATACAGGCGGTGTCCGAGCAATCACATACAGGCGATTTATATCCGTTATTTGTCAGGTAATACGTATGGCAAGTGGTAGTGATGGGGTCCTC
Above is a genomic segment from Thermodesulfobacteriota bacterium containing:
- a CDS encoding TetR/AcrR family transcriptional regulator, with the translated sequence MADSPSGIHEVPTEVKDKDLVHKRRRQIVDASVALFVANGYHKTTTRQIARATGLSIGSLYEYVSTKEDILYLVCDAIHAEMEAYVDEVLSHQQPVLETLRQAVRGYFTACDRMSDHILLIYQVTQFLPPKWKSRVLENEIRVTGIFKSLLEKIVAAGEVRGVDSRRIDLVAHNIAVMGHAWAFRRWFYARHYNLETYVAFQTENILGAFTGKG